The proteins below come from a single Salvelinus alpinus chromosome 18, SLU_Salpinus.1, whole genome shotgun sequence genomic window:
- the LOC139544564 gene encoding zinc finger protein 70-like isoform X1, with product MYFLWSGQVPIPQEWFVCPLFLSAWTGWDSNRVSKADTKDLQQLPVSEEEVPPEQQHFEKEWSPNLGQEVKEEQEELRTNQGKEQLQRLEEDFIFSSAFVKSDNDQDPSQSSDLHQTQSVENRQRDPVPCTSTEQINTETDEENSVSDPTSDSRPLSAANPQCSAAQIENNDAYQRERGGPQSLGLMGIQTVKGQWSCFSTNEGRVSMELSHLKSPSSVIQSPALPLCYCKVCGKSFISMISLVTLMTIHMTDEDHLCGVCGKHFDSTESMQEHLQTHIDTRFSCHVCSKRFTVNTELIMHMAIHEGDKSFKCSYCGKCFSNRSNMNKHIRSHTGEKLYQCPHCGKGFSSSSNLKVHIKSHTGEKSYPCRFCGKRFIQKAHMELHVRIHTGEKPHSCDVCGKCFLHGSDMKVHMRRHTGEKSYVCPVCRKCYISSSALGTHKKSHTENRVNISIGAMVGANASIRRSPYKGTVTLEKVKVAFLKTT from the coding sequence ACCTCCAGCAGCTCCCTGTCTCTGAAGAGGAGGTTCCCCCTGAGCAGCAACACTTTGAGAAGGAATGGAGCCCCAATCTGGGGCAGGAGGTTAAAGAGGAACAGGAAGAACTCAGGACCAATCAGGGGAAAGAGCAGCTTCAACGGCTAGAGGAAGACTTCATATTCTCTTCTGCCTTTGTGAAAAGTGACAATGATCAGGACCCAAGTCAGTCCTCAGATCTTCACCAAACCCAAAGtgtagaaaacagacagagagaccctGTTCCCTGCACCTCAACTGAACAGATTAACACAGAAACTGATGAAGAGAACAGTGTGTCAGACCCAACCAGTGACTCCCGGCCCCTCTCTGCTGCGAACCCACAGTGTTCTGCAGCTCAGATTGAAAATAATGATGCttatcagagggagagaggaggacctCAGTCACTTGGATTAATGGGAATACAGACTGTAAAAGGACAATGGTCCTGCTTCAGTACTAATGAGGGTAGGGTATCCATGGAGTTGTCCCATCTGAAATCACCTAGTAGTGTAATTCAAAGTCCTGCTCTGCCTCTTTGTTATTGTAAAGTGTGTGGGAAGTCTTTTATCTCCATGATTTCTTTAGTTACTCTCATGACAATACATATGACGGATGAAGACCAtctttgtggtgtgtgtggaaaACACTTTGATTCCACAGAGAGTATGCAAGAACATCTCCAAACTCATATTGATACTAGGTTTTCTTGTCATGTTTGTAGTAaacgttttactgtgaatactgAACTAATAATGCATATGGCGATTCACGAAGGGGACAAATCATTCAAATGCTCATATTGTGGTAAATGTTTCAGCAACCGCTCTAATATGAACAAACACATCAGGagccacacaggggagaaattgTATCAATGTCCTCATTGTGGCAAAGGTTTCAGCAGTAGCTCTAATCTAAAAGTTCACATCAAGagccacacaggggagaaatcgTATCCCTGTCGCTTCTGTGGCAAAAGATTCATTCAGAAAGCACACATGGAGTTGCATGTGAGGATTCACACAGGTGAGAAACCACATAGTTGTGATGTTTGTGGTAAATGTTTCCTCCATGGTTCAGATATGAAAGTGCACATGAGAAggcacacaggggagaaatcctATGTGTGTCCTGTATGTAGAAAATGCTATATTTCATCAAGTGCATTAGGTACACATAAAAAAAGTCACACCGAAAACCGAGTGAACATTTCTATAGGCGCCATGGTTGGGGCAAATGCTTCAATACGAAGGAGTCCTTACAAAGGCACCGTCACCCTAGAAAAAGTAAAAGTAGCCTTTCTAAAAACTACTTGA
- the LOC139544564 gene encoding zinc finger protein 70-like isoform X2, with product MGWDSNRVSKADTKDLQQLPVSEEEVPPEQQHFEKEWSPNLGQEVKEEQEELRTNQGKEQLQRLEEDFIFSSAFVKSDNDQDPSQSSDLHQTQSVENRQRDPVPCTSTEQINTETDEENSVSDPTSDSRPLSAANPQCSAAQIENNDAYQRERGGPQSLGLMGIQTVKGQWSCFSTNEGRVSMELSHLKSPSSVIQSPALPLCYCKVCGKSFISMISLVTLMTIHMTDEDHLCGVCGKHFDSTESMQEHLQTHIDTRFSCHVCSKRFTVNTELIMHMAIHEGDKSFKCSYCGKCFSNRSNMNKHIRSHTGEKLYQCPHCGKGFSSSSNLKVHIKSHTGEKSYPCRFCGKRFIQKAHMELHVRIHTGEKPHSCDVCGKCFLHGSDMKVHMRRHTGEKSYVCPVCRKCYISSSALGTHKKSHTENRVNISIGAMVGANASIRRSPYKGTVTLEKVKVAFLKTT from the coding sequence ACCTCCAGCAGCTCCCTGTCTCTGAAGAGGAGGTTCCCCCTGAGCAGCAACACTTTGAGAAGGAATGGAGCCCCAATCTGGGGCAGGAGGTTAAAGAGGAACAGGAAGAACTCAGGACCAATCAGGGGAAAGAGCAGCTTCAACGGCTAGAGGAAGACTTCATATTCTCTTCTGCCTTTGTGAAAAGTGACAATGATCAGGACCCAAGTCAGTCCTCAGATCTTCACCAAACCCAAAGtgtagaaaacagacagagagaccctGTTCCCTGCACCTCAACTGAACAGATTAACACAGAAACTGATGAAGAGAACAGTGTGTCAGACCCAACCAGTGACTCCCGGCCCCTCTCTGCTGCGAACCCACAGTGTTCTGCAGCTCAGATTGAAAATAATGATGCttatcagagggagagaggaggacctCAGTCACTTGGATTAATGGGAATACAGACTGTAAAAGGACAATGGTCCTGCTTCAGTACTAATGAGGGTAGGGTATCCATGGAGTTGTCCCATCTGAAATCACCTAGTAGTGTAATTCAAAGTCCTGCTCTGCCTCTTTGTTATTGTAAAGTGTGTGGGAAGTCTTTTATCTCCATGATTTCTTTAGTTACTCTCATGACAATACATATGACGGATGAAGACCAtctttgtggtgtgtgtggaaaACACTTTGATTCCACAGAGAGTATGCAAGAACATCTCCAAACTCATATTGATACTAGGTTTTCTTGTCATGTTTGTAGTAaacgttttactgtgaatactgAACTAATAATGCATATGGCGATTCACGAAGGGGACAAATCATTCAAATGCTCATATTGTGGTAAATGTTTCAGCAACCGCTCTAATATGAACAAACACATCAGGagccacacaggggagaaattgTATCAATGTCCTCATTGTGGCAAAGGTTTCAGCAGTAGCTCTAATCTAAAAGTTCACATCAAGagccacacaggggagaaatcgTATCCCTGTCGCTTCTGTGGCAAAAGATTCATTCAGAAAGCACACATGGAGTTGCATGTGAGGATTCACACAGGTGAGAAACCACATAGTTGTGATGTTTGTGGTAAATGTTTCCTCCATGGTTCAGATATGAAAGTGCACATGAGAAggcacacaggggagaaatcctATGTGTGTCCTGTATGTAGAAAATGCTATATTTCATCAAGTGCATTAGGTACACATAAAAAAAGTCACACCGAAAACCGAGTGAACATTTCTATAGGCGCCATGGTTGGGGCAAATGCTTCAATACGAAGGAGTCCTTACAAAGGCACCGTCACCCTAGAAAAAGTAAAAGTAGCCTTTCTAAAAACTACTTGA